CCATGGCCTCTTCGAGGCTGTTGGAGGAGTTGATGACCTGGGCCACGTCTGCGGGCAGCAGCTTGCCCACGACCCGGGCCAATCGGGCCTGGGATCCCATCTGATAGAGGCGGTGAATGGCTTCGGCATACTTGGACGGAATGGCGGAATCGGCGGACTTCCCGGTTTCGATATCGACTTGCATTCTCACGACACCTGTTTTGTGATGAGAGGTTTGTCCCCTTGAAAACAATTAAGAATGGCCACGTTCCCAATACGGCCACGGCCCGGACGATGCCCTGCCCGGAGGGGACTCCATGGGGCAGTCATCGAAACGGAAATCCGGCCGGGAGGTTGCGACAGAAACCCCATCGGATCGCAAAGGATCGCTACGGCCTCAAAGCAACCTTGGGCAAGACAGGAATACGACTGGAACGGCCAACGACAGATTATCCCCAGGGGGTAGCGGCTGGAGCCGCGCCTGCGGGAAGGTCCCGGGCGGGAGAGCGATTCGGTGGGAAGGATAGCGGGGGTCGGAACGGCCCTCGGAACGGTCTCACCGGCTCACGCCGCACCAGAACAATGACTGTGAGTGTCCATATATCCTCCGGTTGAAGGTGGCAACCTGCACGTTGCAAACTGCCATTGTTCGACCACGGCAGTGTTGTAGGTTGCAATTTCCCGATCATGCGATATCGGATTCATCCAAGTCAAGGCAAAAAAAGTGGGACTATGGCGGCTATTTTTCCCATTCGCAAGTGGGAAAGGGCGGTGATTTACATGTGCATTATGCACATTGCAATTTGCCTTGAACTCCTGCCGCCAAAAGCTCACAATTTTCCTATTTCTTCGTGAAACGCCAATTGCCTGAGAGGTTGTCGAACCATGGGTCACATCACGTCGTCGAACGCCGGCCCGGTCAAGTCCCTGCTGCTGACCACAGACGGTTCCGAGTACAGTCGAGGCACGGAGCGGGTGGCCATCGACATGGCCAGGCAGCATGGTTCGCATGTTTATGCTTTGCGCCTGCTCATGTCTCCGAGCGGAACGGACGACGCCCTTCTGGAAGCGGAGGAGATTGCCCGGCAGATGGAGCTGCTTCAGGAGAGCTGCGCCGCGCATCATATTCCCTTCACACCGCTGACCCGTTCGGCGACGGATCCGGCCAAGGGTATTCTGGAGGTGGCTGCCGAGACGGAGACCGAGTTGATCGTGGTCGGGCGGCGGGGACGGCGAGGTTTGGCGCGTCACAAGGTGGGTGAGGCCACCACCACCATTCTGGAGGAGGCGGTCTGTCCGGTTCTGGTGGTGCCGCGTCTGGTTTCCATCTGGAGCAACGGGGTGTTGGCCGTCACCACGGCTTCCGAGTCCGCCGCGCCGCGTGCCGCAGCCCGCATGGCGATACATGCCGTGGTGCCCATGACATGTTTGATGGTGATTGACGAGGATGCGGAGGATGCGGCTCGGGAGGAGGCCAATCGACTGCTGGCCATTCAGGTGGAAGAGGCGGAAAAAATGGGTCTGGCCGCTGCGGGGGTTCTGCAGGCGGGAGCCTTTGATGAAACCGCCATGGATCTGGCCCGGCAGCGTTCGGCAGATTTGTTGGTGTGTGACTATTTTGATGACCGCTCCCTGCTGGAGAAGCTCTTTCACCCCAGCTCGCTGATCAAGCTGATCGGGCAGGCGCACTGTCCCGTCCTGGTGGTCAAATAATGAATACGGGGGTCCGGGGGGGGATTATCCCCCCCGGCAGGGTTCGGGGCCGCGCCCCGAGGTGTTGACCTGGCCTTTGGCGGGTCGAAGCCCTGAAAGAAAGCGCACCAACCCGGCCCACCGCACAATCCTGTTGAACACTTCGACCCGCCGGAGAGGGCACGGGGAGGGACTCATCCTCCCCATCCTTTTGAAACACGCCAACTCATCCCCGGTTTGGACTTTCAGAAAAAAGGAACCTCCCCTCTCCGAACAGCCCCGGCTTTGTCCTGGTGGGGCGTTCAAGGATGGGGAGGATGAGGCCCTCCCCTAACCCCCTCCAGGCGGGTCGAAGTGGTGACGGGGTTCGGCAGCGGTGCGACGTTGGGAATTTCACCCTTTGGCTTCGACCCGCCACGTCAACGGCTAAAACCCTGGGGCTCCGCCCCAGACCCCGCCAGGGGGGATAATCCCCCCCGGACCCCCGTATTAATTTAACTACAGCCCGTACAGCGCGTTGGCCACCAGGAAGTAGGTGCCAACGCCCAGGAGGTCGATCGCCGTCAGGACAAACGGCCCCGAAGCCACCGCCGGGTCGGCGCCGATCCTCTGGAAAAACAACGGCAGACTCGCCGCCAACATGGCCGCCATGGTCATATTGAGCAGTATGGTCGCCACCAGCGTCTGACTCAATGCCAAGTCGCGATAAAACACATAAGCAATCACACCCAGCAAGACCCCGTAAAACCCTCCCAACAACAACCCCACCCGCAGCTCCTTGAGCAGCAAAGGCAATAGCTGATTGAGTTTCACCGCACCCGTGGCCAACCCCCGCACCGCCACCGTGGCCGCTACATTGCCCACATTGCCGGCCATGCCCAGAATAATCGGCAGAAAGGCCCCCAAGGCCAACACCTTGCTCAAGGTGGTCTCGAAAGAGTTGATCACCAGACTGGCCCCCAGCCCCCCCACGAAGGCGGCGATCAGCCAGGGCAGCCGGATGCGGAAAATCTTGAAGGCCGAGGTGGCCAGGATTTCCGAACTGCTGGTCCCGGCGTGCTTCAACACCTCGTCGGTCACCTCCTGCTCCAAAACCCCGATCACATCATCCACCGTCACCAGCCCGACCAGAACCCCCTGTTCATCCACGACCGGCACGGCCAGCAGCCGGTATCGCCGGGCGATTTCCGCCACCTCGTCCTGGGGTGAGCTGGTGCGCACCTTGACCACCCGCCGGTTCATCATCTGCGCCAGGGTATATTCGGGCTTGGCCAGCAGCAGCTGCCGCAACGAACTCACTCCCGACAACCGCCCCTCCCCGTCCACCACATACAGATAGAATACCATCTCGTAGGTCGGCAGATTGCGCACCGACTCGATGGCATTTTGCACGGTCGTGGCTTCGTTCAGGGCGAAAAACTGCGTCGTCATCAACCCGCCCGCCGTATCGGGATGATACTGCAGCAGGTTCTCCACGTCCTTCTGGGCCTCCTTGTTGAGGCTCTCCAACAGGCGTTGAGCCAGCTCGGCATCCAGATGGCCGAACAGATCGGTGCGGGCATCCGGCGCCATCTTTTCCAGAATGGGAATGATTTTTTGCATCTCCCCGTCCTTCAGAATCTCGTTCTGCAGGGAGACGCTCACCTCTTTGAGTACGGAAGCGGCCGTGGCTGAGGCTGGAATCAGATAGAAGATTTTGGCCGCATCATCCTCGGGAAAGTGGTCCAGAATCTGAGCCATATCCGCCGGGAGCGTCTTGCCAAGAATCTTTTGTAATGGAGTAAAGGATTGTTTATTATATAATCGGCTAATGGTTTGAGCAAACATCTCAATCTGCGTGCGTTCGCTGCCCTTTCGAGTCTCTCCATCGGTACTGATCATCATTCCACTCATGGCAAGCCTCTCTCTCTCGCTAAAGAAACAGCCAATCGTTTGCCGTCGAAACGACAAACCCGGTATGCAGGCAATTGACGAACGTTTGGGGAATCGAGTCGGGACAACCCATCCGGAGGCGCGCGACCGGCACACCGGATGAGAGAAGCCTGCCAGGGCCTTGCATGGAAAAACGCAAATGAGCTGCGGCAAGCCGGAGTGCATTATGCACTCGGCTGAGAAAATTGGACAGGTTTAAACCGTGGCAATCTCGGGATGCCTGGTTTTTCCGCGCATATGGGGCAGCGGGGGTATCATCCCCCCGAACACCCCTGTGCACCTCAGCGCAGCAGCCGCAGTCGCACCCCGATTTTGGCCGCTAGATCGGCCAGATCGCCGATCCATCGCAACAGGTGGTACCAGAAGACCACCGTGGTGGGTTTATGATCATCCTCGTGCAGAAAGAGATCCCGCGCCAGATCGCGCACCATGGCGGCGGCCTCCTTTTCGGTTTGGCTCAAACGGGCCACCCGCTCCATCACATCCTTCGACTCCCGCCCTCCGAAGCCCATCTCCACCAGCTGTTCCATCTCGCCCTGGATGTCGAACACCTGCTCGCAGGCGGCAACCCCCTTGTTGGCCAGGGCGATGAGGGAGTCGGCCATCACCGGCAGCATCTCCATCTCCCGCACCAGGATGAATCCGGCAATCTCCTGGGACTTGTCGGCGATATCGTCCTGAAGTTCCCAGATCTCCAGGAGATCCCGACGATCCACCGGCATGAAGACGCTCTTGTGCAGCCGGTTGCGCATCTCGTTTTCCAGCGAGTCGGCCTCCGCCTCCAAGGCATCGATGCGGGCCACCAATTCACCGCACCGCGCCGTATCCCGGTTCTTCATCGCCTCCAGAAGCTCCGGCACCAGACGAGCGCAGGCAATCACCGTCTGCATATGGTGGCGCAACGGTTTGCACGGCGACTTGCCAAACAGCGTGGTAAACGGGCTGGTCCCCATAAAAGCTCCCTCTTCGGCCTGGAATGTCAGGAAGATGTCAACACATCCCAACATCTTGTAAGGTTTTTATAAATATCTCCCTTGCGTCCCCCGCCAGATTTGTCACAATTTGCACTGCACAATCAAGTGCTGTCCATTTGCTCTCCTTTTTTCGGCGCCCTCCGTCCTTCGGGAGATTGCCATGCAAACCGAGGTCATGCACGTCGTCATCTTTGGCGCGGGACTTGTGGGGGCCGCGCTGGGACGACACATCGCCGATCAGGGGCACGATGTCTGGTTCATCGAATCCAACCCCGAAACCGTGCGCAAACTGCGGGAACGCTACGACGTGCAGATCGTCCAGGGCTCGGCGGAAGACCCGGAAACCCTTCAGGAGGCCGGCGTGTCCCGGGCCGATCTGATCCTGGTGGTCACCAACCTCGACAAGACCAACATCATCCTCACCCTCATCGCCCGTTCCCTCAATCCGAGCGCCCGCATCATCCTGCGGGTCAAGGGGGAAGAGTACCTCAACAACAAACTGCTGTGGAAATCGGCCAACCTGGCCGACACCGTCATCATCTCCCCGGAACACTCGGTCATCGACAAGGCCATGGCCATCCTGGAGGTGCAGCAGGCCTTCGATGTGGCCGAATTCGCCGACGGCGAGATCCGCGTGGCCGGGTTCCGCCTGGAAGAGGGCTCCCCCCTGATCGGCAAGCCCCTCAGGGAGGTCATGCCCAACTACGACCGGCGCATCCTGGTGGTGGCGGCGGACCGCGACGGCCAGGTCTTCACCCCCAAGGGGAGCAGCGTTCTGCAACTCGGCGACCGGGTCTTCGTCACCGTGCTGGCCGCCGTCGACATGGACGCCCTGCTCTCCCTCTTCGGCAAAACCTATCGCCACAATCCCAAATTCGTCCTGGCCGGCGGCAGCCCCATCGGGGAATCCATCGCCCGGGAACTGGAACATCGCGGTCACAAACCCGTGCTGCTCGAACCCGACTTCAACCGCTGCCGTGAGCTGGCCGGACTGATGAAACACACCGTCGTCCTGCACGGCGATGTGGCCGACGCCGCCCTGTTGCAACGCATCATCGACGAAGACACCATCTTCCTCTCGGTCACCACCTCCCAGGAGGTCAATTTCCTGGTCTCCATGCTCTCCCGCAAACTCGGCTCGGTGCGGGCCATCACCATGATGGACAACGAAGCCTATCTG
The genomic region above belongs to Magnetococcales bacterium and contains:
- a CDS encoding universal stress protein; amino-acid sequence: MGHITSSNAGPVKSLLLTTDGSEYSRGTERVAIDMARQHGSHVYALRLLMSPSGTDDALLEAEEIARQMELLQESCAAHHIPFTPLTRSATDPAKGILEVAAETETELIVVGRRGRRGLARHKVGEATTTILEEAVCPVLVVPRLVSIWSNGVLAVTTASESAAPRAAARMAIHAVVPMTCLMVIDEDAEDAAREEANRLLAIQVEEAEKMGLAAAGVLQAGAFDETAMDLARQRSADLLVCDYFDDRSLLEKLFHPSSLIKLIGQAHCPVLVVK
- the mgtE gene encoding magnesium transporter, giving the protein MSGMMISTDGETRKGSERTQIEMFAQTISRLYNKQSFTPLQKILGKTLPADMAQILDHFPEDDAAKIFYLIPASATAASVLKEVSVSLQNEILKDGEMQKIIPILEKMAPDARTDLFGHLDAELAQRLLESLNKEAQKDVENLLQYHPDTAGGLMTTQFFALNEATTVQNAIESVRNLPTYEMVFYLYVVDGEGRLSGVSSLRQLLLAKPEYTLAQMMNRRVVKVRTSSPQDEVAEIARRYRLLAVPVVDEQGVLVGLVTVDDVIGVLEQEVTDEVLKHAGTSSSEILATSAFKIFRIRLPWLIAAFVGGLGASLVINSFETTLSKVLALGAFLPIILGMAGNVGNVAATVAVRGLATGAVKLNQLLPLLLKELRVGLLLGGFYGVLLGVIAYVFYRDLALSQTLVATILLNMTMAAMLAASLPLFFQRIGADPAVASGPFVLTAIDLLGVGTYFLVANALYGL
- a CDS encoding TIGR00153 family protein, translating into MGTSPFTTLFGKSPCKPLRHHMQTVIACARLVPELLEAMKNRDTARCGELVARIDALEAEADSLENEMRNRLHKSVFMPVDRRDLLEIWELQDDIADKSQEIAGFILVREMEMLPVMADSLIALANKGVAACEQVFDIQGEMEQLVEMGFGGRESKDVMERVARLSQTEKEAAAMVRDLARDLFLHEDDHKPTTVVFWYHLLRWIGDLADLAAKIGVRLRLLR
- the trkA gene encoding Trk system potassium transporter TrkA — its product is MQTEVMHVVIFGAGLVGAALGRHIADQGHDVWFIESNPETVRKLRERYDVQIVQGSAEDPETLQEAGVSRADLILVVTNLDKTNIILTLIARSLNPSARIILRVKGEEYLNNKLLWKSANLADTVIISPEHSVIDKAMAILEVQQAFDVAEFADGEIRVAGFRLEEGSPLIGKPLREVMPNYDRRILVVAADRDGQVFTPKGSSVLQLGDRVFVTVLAAVDMDALLSLFGKTYRHNPKFVLAGGSPIGESIARELEHRGHKPVLLEPDFNRCRELAGLMKHTVVLHGDVADAALLQRIIDEDTIFLSVTTSQEVNFLVSMLSRKLGSVRAITMMDNEAYLAMAPSLGVDAVLSPRISAVGAILRYVRMGRILDSAMLLDGQINLLLAEVEPRSHLDGIAVRQASFPPGVLIAAAIHNNRAVVPDGDMVLHAGDRVLLATPMLKSLSTLDELIAPKR